The following are encoded in a window of Castanea sativa cultivar Marrone di Chiusa Pesio chromosome 5, ASM4071231v1 genomic DNA:
- the LOC142636411 gene encoding ABC transporter G family member 29-like isoform X2: MDGLDRARGFEKPRRSFSRSVSNNMNRKSWSMGDVFSGASHSHRNSCVDEDEEALKWAAIEKLPTYDRLRTSIINSFMDNELHADKMKNKKVDVRKLDLDDRQKFINRIFKFAEEDNEKFLKKFRNRIDRVGIQLPTVEVRFNHLTIEADCYVGTGALPTLPNVVRNIAESALGLLGIGLAKRRKLTIFKDASGIIKPSRMTLLLGPPSSGKTTLLLALAGKLDSSLKVRGKITYNGHRLNEFEPKKTSAYISQNDVHVGEMTVKETLDFSARCQGVGTRYELLTELARREKDAGIFPEAEVDLFMKATAMEGVESSLITDYTLRILGLDICKDTIFGDEMRRGISGGQKKRVTTGEMIVGPTKTLFMDEISTGLDSSTTYQIVKCLQQIVHLTEATILMSLLQPAPETFDLFDDIILLSEGQIVYHGPREYILQFFETCGFKCPERKGTADFLQEVTSRKDQEQYWTDRTRPYHYTSVSEFASQFKRFHVGLQLENELSIPYNKANGHRAALVFKKYSVPKKELLKACFDKEWLLIKRNAFIYVFKTVQIIIGAIILATLFLRTTMNTRNEEDGAVHIGALLFSMMINMFNGFAEVPLTIARLPVFYKQRDILFHPVWTFTLPNVVLRIPISVLESIVWMVITYYPIGFAPEASRFFKQLFLVFLFQQMAAGLFRLISAVCRTMIISNTCGSLTLLFVFLLGGFILPRGEIPKWWFWGYWVSPMSYGFNAIVVNEMFAPRWMNQLASDNATRLGIAVLESFDVFSDKNWYWIGAGGLIGFTVLFNVLFTIALMYLNPMGKPQAIIYEEAAGEMEADYKEPSLRRPVSKRDSTSRLLSSSDGNSTREMEIRTMSSRSTSNGISRNADSTLEIANDVAPKRGMVLPFTPLAMSFDSVNYYVDMPAEMKEQGVADDRLQLLRGVTGAFRPGVLTALMGVSGAGKTTLMDVLAGRKTGGYFEGDIRISGFPKIQETFARISGYCEQTDIHSPQVTVRESLIYSAFLRLPKEVSIEEKMIFVDEVINLVELDNLMDAIVGLPGFTGLSTEQRKRLTIAVELVANPSIIFMDEPTSGLDARAAAIVMRTVRNTVDTGRTVVCTIHQPSIDIFEAFDDLLLMKRGGQVIYSGPLGQNSHKIIEYFEKIPGVPKIKEKYNPATWMLEVSSMAAEVRLEIDFAEHFKSSSLHQRNKALVKELSTPPPGAEDLYFATQFSQSTWGQFKSCLWKTWWTYWRSPDYNLVRFSFTLAAALMIGTIFWKVGTKREAASDLTAILGAMYAAVVFLGINNCSTVQPIVAIERTVFYRERAAGMYSALPYALAQVVTEIPYVLAQSSYYTLIVYAMVGFQWTATKFFWFFFVSFFSFLYFTYYGMMTVSMTPNHQVASIFAAAFYCVFNLFSGFFIPGPKIPKWWVWYYWICPVAWTLYGLIVSQYGDMEATIKVPGMVPDPTISWYIENHFGYDPNFMGPVAGVLVVFAAFFAFMFAYCIKTLNFQIR, from the exons ATGGATGGACTAGACAGAGCAAGAGGCTTTGAGAAGCCAAGGCGTAGCTTTAGCAGAAGCGTAAGTAACAACATGAACAGGAAAAGTTGGAGCATGGGAGATGTATTTTCAGGTGCTAGCCACTCTCACCGAAACAGTTGtgttgatgaagatgaagaagctCTAAAATGGGCTGCCATAGAGAAATTACCCACCTATGATCGCCTCAGAACAAGTATTATAAATTCTTTTATGGATAATGAGCTTCATGCTGAcaaaatgaagaacaaaaaagTGGATGTAAGAAAGCTAGATTTGGATGACAGGCAAAAATTCATCAACAGGATTTTTAAGTTTGCTGAGGAAGATAATGAGAAGTTCTTGAAGAAGTTTAGAAATAGAATTGATAG ggTTGGTATCCAACTTCCTACTGTTGAAGTtaggtttaatcatttaacgaTTGAAGCCGATTGCTATGTTGGCACCGGAGCTCTTCCCACTCTTCCAAATGTTGTCCGTAATATTGCAGAATCGGCACTTGGTTTGCTTGGGATTGGACTGGCTAAGAGaagaaaattaacaattttcaaGGATGCCTCAGGAATTATTAAGCCATCCAG GATGACCCTTTTGTTAGGGCCCCCATCTTCTGGGAAAACAACCCTTTTGCTGGCATTGGCCGGAAAGTTGGACTCAAGCCTGAAG GTTAGAGGAAAAATCACTTACAATGGCCACAGGCTGAATGAATTTGAGCCTAAGAAGACATCTGCATACATTAGCCAAAATGATGTCCATGTTGGAGAAATGACTGTGAAAGAAACTCTAGATTTCTCTGCAAGGTGCCAAGGGGTTGGAACCCGATATG AACTCTTAACTGAACTTGCTAGAAGAGAAAAGGATGCGGGGATATTTCCGGAGGCAGAAGTTGATCTTTTTATGAAG GCAACAGCAATGGAAGGAGTTGAGAGCAGTCTCATTACTGACTATACCCTCAGA ATTTTAGGGCTTGATATATGCAAAGACACCATTTTTGGAGATGAAATGCGACGAGGGATATCAGGTGGACAGAAAAAACGAGTAACAACAG GAGAGATGATTGTTGGGCCCACAAAAACACTCTTCATGGATGAGATATCCACTGGTTTAGATAGCTCCACAACATACCAAATAGTGAAATGCTTGCAACAGATTGTACACCTCACTGAGGCCACCATACTGATGTCCCTACTCCAGCCTGCTCCTGAGACATTCGATCTGTTTGATGATATTATTCTCCTATCAGAGGGTCAGATTGTCTACCACGGCCCTCGAGAGTACATACTCCAATTCTTTGAAACATGTGGCTTCAAGTGTCCAGAGAGAAAGGGCACCGCTGATTTCTTACAAGAG GTTACGTCAAGGAAGGATCAAGAGCAATATTGGACAGATAGAACAAGACCATACCACTACACATCAGTGTCTGAATTCGCTAGCCAGTTCAAGCGATTCCATGTGGGCTTGCAGCTTGAAAATGAGTTGTCAATACCTTATAACAAGGCCAATGGCCATAGGGCAGCTCTAGTCTTCAAGAAATATTCAGTCCCAAAAAAGGAACTCTTAAAGGCATGCTTTGACAAAGAATGGCTATTGATTAAGAGGAACGCTTTTATCTATGTGTTCAAGACGGTACAAATTATTATAGGGGCAATTATACTGGCCACACTTTTTTTGAGGACAACAATGAACACTAGGAATGAAGAAGATGGGGCAGTACATATTGGAGCACTTTTATTTTCCATGATGATTAACATGTTCAATGGCTTTGCTGAGGTACCACTGACCATTGCAAGGCTTCCTGTATTTTACAAGCAGAGAGACATCCTCTTTCACCCAGTTTGGACTTTCACACTACCAAACGTGGTTCTCCGGATCCCCATATCTGTTCTCGAGTCCATTGTTTGGATGGTCATTACATACTACCCCATAGGATTTGCCCCTGAAGCTAGCAG GTTCTTCAAGCAACTATTTTTAGTGTTTCTGTTCCAACAAATGGCTGCTGGGCTCTTTAGGCTCATCTCTGCAGTCTGCAGGACTATGATCATTTCCAACACTTGTGGATCTCTCACTCTCCTATTTGTGTTCCTACTTGGAGGTTTCATCCTTCCTAGAG GTGAAATTCCAAAATGGTGGTTTTGGGGCTACTGGGTCTCACCTATGTCATATGGTTTCAATGCCATTGTTGTAAACGAAATGTTTGCTCCGAGGTGGATGAACCAATTG GCTTCAGACAATGCAACCAGATTGGGTATCGCAGTCCTTGAGAGCTTCGATGTTTTCTCTGACAAAAACTGGTACTGGATTGGCGCAGGAGGACTGATCGGGTTCACGGTTCTATTTAACGTCCTATTCACCATAGCACTTATGTACCTTAACC CAATGGGAAAGCCACAAGCAATAATATATGAAGAAGCTGCAGGAGAGATGGAAGCCGACTATAAAGAACCAAGTCTGAGAAGACCCGTGTCAAAGAGAGATTCTACTTCTCGATTATTGTCTTCTTCTGATGGAAACAGTACAA GAGAAATGGAAATCAGGACTATGAGCAGCCGATCTACTAGTAATGGAATAAGTAGAAATGCTGATTCGACTCTTGAGATAGCCAATGATGTCGCTCCCAAGAGGGGAATGGTTCTCCCATTCACTCCTTTGGCAATGTCTTTCGACAGTGTGAATTACTATGTGGACATGCCCGCT GAAATGAAGGAACAAGGAGTAGCAGATGACAGGCTCCAATTACTTCGAGGAGTAACGGGGGCATTTAGGCCTGGGGTCTTAACAGCACTTATGGGAGTCAGTGGAGCCGGAAAGACAACATTGATGGATGTTTTAGCAGGAAGAAAAACAGGTGGTTACTTCGAAGGTGATATTAGAATCTCTGGATTCCCTAAGATACAAGAAACCTTTGCAAGAATTTCTGGTTACTGTGAACAAACTGACATTCACTCGCCTCAAGTCACTGTGCGAGAATCCTTGATTTATTCAGCTTTCCTTCGTCTCCCTAAAGAAGTCAGCATTGAAGAAAAGATG atttttgttGATGAAGTAATAAATTTGGTGGAGCTAGACAATCTGATGGATGCTATAGTGGGGCTTCCAGGATTTACAGGGTTGTCAACAGAACAGCGGAAGAGGCTGACAATTGCAGTTGAGCTTGTTGCCAATCCTTCAATCATTTTCATGGATGAACCAACTTCAGGTCTTGATGCAAGGGCAGCAGCCATTGTCATGAGGACTGTGAGAAATACTGTGGATACTGGAAGAACAGTCGTGTGCACCATTCACCAGCCTAGCATTGATATTTTTGAAGCCTTTGATGATCTACTATTGATGAAGAGAGGAGGACAAGTCATCTACTCTGGACCTTTGGGTCAAAATTCTCACAAAATCATAGAATATTTTGAG AAAATTCCTGGAGtcccaaaaatcaaagagaagtACAACCCCGCAACATGGATGCTCGAAGTGAGCTCAATGGCCGCTGAAGTTAGGCTTGAAATTGACTTTGCTGAACACTTCAAGTCATCTTCCTTGCATCA GAGAAATAAGGCCTTGGTAAAAGAGTTAAGCACTCCACCACCCGGAGCAGAGGACCTGTATTTTGCCACACAGTTCTCTCAATCCACATGGGGGCAGTTCAAATCTTGCTTATGGAAGACATGGTGGACTTATTGGAGAAGTCCAGATTATAACCTTGTTAGATTCTCTTTCACCTTGGCTGCCGCCCTAATGATTGGGACAATTTTCTGGAAAGTCGGAACTAAAAG GGAGGCTGCAAGTGATCTTACTGCGATACTTGGAGCAATGTATGCAGCTGTAGTGTTTTTAGGAATTAATAATTGCTCAACAGTACAACCGATAGTAGCCATTGAAAGAACAGTGTTTTATCGAGAAAGAGCTGCTGGAATGTACTCTGCATTGCCTTATGCCCTTGCACAG GTGGTTACTGAAATACCATATGTGCTTGCTCAAAGTTCATATTATACACTTATTGTGTATGCCATGGTGGGATTTCAATGGACAGCCACAAAATTCTTCTGGTTCTTCTTTGtctccttcttctccttcttatACTTCACATATTATGGCATGATGACTGTTTCCATGACACCAAACCACCAAGTAGCATCCATTTTTGCAGCAGCATTCTATTGTGTCTTCAATCTTTTCTCAGGCTTCTTTATCCCTGGACCT AAAATTCCCAAGTGGTGGGTTTGGTATTATTGGATTTGCCCAGTAGCATGGACGTTGTATGGATTAATTGTGTCACAATATGGTGATATGGAGGCCACCATTAAAGTGCCTGGGATGGTACCTGACCCCACTATCAGTTGGTATATTGAAAACCATTTTGGGTATGATCCCAATTTCATGGGGCCTGTTGCTGGAGTTTTGGTTGTCTTCGCAGCCTTCTTTGCATTCATGTTTGCCTATTGCATAAAGACTCTAAACTTCCAGATCAGATAG
- the LOC142636411 gene encoding ABC transporter G family member 29-like isoform X1 → MGDVFSGASHSHRNSCVDEDEEALKWAAIEKLPTYDRLRTSIINSFMDNELHADKMKNKKVDVRKLDLDDRQKFINRIFKFAEEDNEKFLKKFRNRIDRVGIQLPTVEVRFNHLTIEADCYVGTGALPTLPNVVRNIAESALGLLGIGLAKRRKLTIFKDASGIIKPSRMTLLLGPPSSGKTTLLLALAGKLDSSLKVRGKITYNGHRLNEFEPKKTSAYISQNDVHVGEMTVKETLDFSARCQGVGTRYELLTELARREKDAGIFPEAEVDLFMKATAMEGVESSLITDYTLRILGLDICKDTIFGDEMRRGISGGQKKRVTTGEMIVGPTKTLFMDEISTGLDSSTTYQIVKCLQQIVHLTEATILMSLLQPAPETFDLFDDIILLSEGQIVYHGPREYILQFFETCGFKCPERKGTADFLQEVTSRKDQEQYWTDRTRPYHYTSVSEFASQFKRFHVGLQLENELSIPYNKANGHRAALVFKKYSVPKKELLKACFDKEWLLIKRNAFIYVFKTVQIIIGAIILATLFLRTTMNTRNEEDGAVHIGALLFSMMINMFNGFAEVPLTIARLPVFYKQRDILFHPVWTFTLPNVVLRIPISVLESIVWMVITYYPIGFAPEASRFFKQLFLVFLFQQMAAGLFRLISAVCRTMIISNTCGSLTLLFVFLLGGFILPRGEIPKWWFWGYWVSPMSYGFNAIVVNEMFAPRWMNQLASDNATRLGIAVLESFDVFSDKNWYWIGAGGLIGFTVLFNVLFTIALMYLNPMGKPQAIIYEEAAGEMEADYKEPSLRRPVSKRDSTSRLLSSSDGNSTSMQQNSIGNADSTLEIANDVAPKRGMVLPFTPLAMSFDSVNYYVDMPAEMKEQGVADDRLQLLRGVTGAFRPGVLTALMGVSGAGKTTLMDVLAGRKTGGYFEGDIRISGFPKIQETFARISGYCEQTDIHSPQVTVRESLIYSAFLRLPKEVSIEEKMIFVDEVINLVELDNLMDAIVGLPGFTGLSTEQRKRLTIAVELVANPSIIFMDEPTSGLDARAAAIVMRTVRNTVDTGRTVVCTIHQPSIDIFEAFDDLLLMKRGGQVIYSGPLGQNSHKIIEYFEKIPGVPKIKEKYNPATWMLEVSSMAAEVRLEIDFAEHFKSSSLHQRNKALVKELSTPPPGAEDLYFATQFSQSTWGQFKSCLWKTWWTYWRSPDYNLVRFSFTLAAALMIGTIFWKVGTKREAASDLTAILGAMYAAVVFLGINNCSTVQPIVAIERTVFYRERAAGMYSALPYALAQVVTEIPYVLAQSSYYTLIVYAMVGFQWTATKFFWFFFVSFFSFLYFTYYGMMTVSMTPNHQVASIFAAAFYCVFNLFSGFFIPGPKIPKWWVWYYWICPVAWTLYGLIVSQYGDMEATIKVPGMVPDPTISWYIENHFGYDPNFMGPVAGVLVVFAAFFAFMFAYCIKTLNFQIR, encoded by the exons ATGGGAGATGTATTTTCAGGTGCTAGCCACTCTCACCGAAACAGTTGtgttgatgaagatgaagaagctCTAAAATGGGCTGCCATAGAGAAATTACCCACCTATGATCGCCTCAGAACAAGTATTATAAATTCTTTTATGGATAATGAGCTTCATGCTGAcaaaatgaagaacaaaaaagTGGATGTAAGAAAGCTAGATTTGGATGACAGGCAAAAATTCATCAACAGGATTTTTAAGTTTGCTGAGGAAGATAATGAGAAGTTCTTGAAGAAGTTTAGAAATAGAATTGATAG ggTTGGTATCCAACTTCCTACTGTTGAAGTtaggtttaatcatttaacgaTTGAAGCCGATTGCTATGTTGGCACCGGAGCTCTTCCCACTCTTCCAAATGTTGTCCGTAATATTGCAGAATCGGCACTTGGTTTGCTTGGGATTGGACTGGCTAAGAGaagaaaattaacaattttcaaGGATGCCTCAGGAATTATTAAGCCATCCAG GATGACCCTTTTGTTAGGGCCCCCATCTTCTGGGAAAACAACCCTTTTGCTGGCATTGGCCGGAAAGTTGGACTCAAGCCTGAAG GTTAGAGGAAAAATCACTTACAATGGCCACAGGCTGAATGAATTTGAGCCTAAGAAGACATCTGCATACATTAGCCAAAATGATGTCCATGTTGGAGAAATGACTGTGAAAGAAACTCTAGATTTCTCTGCAAGGTGCCAAGGGGTTGGAACCCGATATG AACTCTTAACTGAACTTGCTAGAAGAGAAAAGGATGCGGGGATATTTCCGGAGGCAGAAGTTGATCTTTTTATGAAG GCAACAGCAATGGAAGGAGTTGAGAGCAGTCTCATTACTGACTATACCCTCAGA ATTTTAGGGCTTGATATATGCAAAGACACCATTTTTGGAGATGAAATGCGACGAGGGATATCAGGTGGACAGAAAAAACGAGTAACAACAG GAGAGATGATTGTTGGGCCCACAAAAACACTCTTCATGGATGAGATATCCACTGGTTTAGATAGCTCCACAACATACCAAATAGTGAAATGCTTGCAACAGATTGTACACCTCACTGAGGCCACCATACTGATGTCCCTACTCCAGCCTGCTCCTGAGACATTCGATCTGTTTGATGATATTATTCTCCTATCAGAGGGTCAGATTGTCTACCACGGCCCTCGAGAGTACATACTCCAATTCTTTGAAACATGTGGCTTCAAGTGTCCAGAGAGAAAGGGCACCGCTGATTTCTTACAAGAG GTTACGTCAAGGAAGGATCAAGAGCAATATTGGACAGATAGAACAAGACCATACCACTACACATCAGTGTCTGAATTCGCTAGCCAGTTCAAGCGATTCCATGTGGGCTTGCAGCTTGAAAATGAGTTGTCAATACCTTATAACAAGGCCAATGGCCATAGGGCAGCTCTAGTCTTCAAGAAATATTCAGTCCCAAAAAAGGAACTCTTAAAGGCATGCTTTGACAAAGAATGGCTATTGATTAAGAGGAACGCTTTTATCTATGTGTTCAAGACGGTACAAATTATTATAGGGGCAATTATACTGGCCACACTTTTTTTGAGGACAACAATGAACACTAGGAATGAAGAAGATGGGGCAGTACATATTGGAGCACTTTTATTTTCCATGATGATTAACATGTTCAATGGCTTTGCTGAGGTACCACTGACCATTGCAAGGCTTCCTGTATTTTACAAGCAGAGAGACATCCTCTTTCACCCAGTTTGGACTTTCACACTACCAAACGTGGTTCTCCGGATCCCCATATCTGTTCTCGAGTCCATTGTTTGGATGGTCATTACATACTACCCCATAGGATTTGCCCCTGAAGCTAGCAG GTTCTTCAAGCAACTATTTTTAGTGTTTCTGTTCCAACAAATGGCTGCTGGGCTCTTTAGGCTCATCTCTGCAGTCTGCAGGACTATGATCATTTCCAACACTTGTGGATCTCTCACTCTCCTATTTGTGTTCCTACTTGGAGGTTTCATCCTTCCTAGAG GTGAAATTCCAAAATGGTGGTTTTGGGGCTACTGGGTCTCACCTATGTCATATGGTTTCAATGCCATTGTTGTAAACGAAATGTTTGCTCCGAGGTGGATGAACCAATTG GCTTCAGACAATGCAACCAGATTGGGTATCGCAGTCCTTGAGAGCTTCGATGTTTTCTCTGACAAAAACTGGTACTGGATTGGCGCAGGAGGACTGATCGGGTTCACGGTTCTATTTAACGTCCTATTCACCATAGCACTTATGTACCTTAACC CAATGGGAAAGCCACAAGCAATAATATATGAAGAAGCTGCAGGAGAGATGGAAGCCGACTATAAAGAACCAAGTCTGAGAAGACCCGTGTCAAAGAGAGATTCTACTTCTCGATTATTGTCTTCTTCTGATGGAAACAGTACAAGTATGCAACAAAACAGTATTG GAAATGCTGATTCGACTCTTGAGATAGCCAATGATGTCGCTCCCAAGAGGGGAATGGTTCTCCCATTCACTCCTTTGGCAATGTCTTTCGACAGTGTGAATTACTATGTGGACATGCCCGCT GAAATGAAGGAACAAGGAGTAGCAGATGACAGGCTCCAATTACTTCGAGGAGTAACGGGGGCATTTAGGCCTGGGGTCTTAACAGCACTTATGGGAGTCAGTGGAGCCGGAAAGACAACATTGATGGATGTTTTAGCAGGAAGAAAAACAGGTGGTTACTTCGAAGGTGATATTAGAATCTCTGGATTCCCTAAGATACAAGAAACCTTTGCAAGAATTTCTGGTTACTGTGAACAAACTGACATTCACTCGCCTCAAGTCACTGTGCGAGAATCCTTGATTTATTCAGCTTTCCTTCGTCTCCCTAAAGAAGTCAGCATTGAAGAAAAGATG atttttgttGATGAAGTAATAAATTTGGTGGAGCTAGACAATCTGATGGATGCTATAGTGGGGCTTCCAGGATTTACAGGGTTGTCAACAGAACAGCGGAAGAGGCTGACAATTGCAGTTGAGCTTGTTGCCAATCCTTCAATCATTTTCATGGATGAACCAACTTCAGGTCTTGATGCAAGGGCAGCAGCCATTGTCATGAGGACTGTGAGAAATACTGTGGATACTGGAAGAACAGTCGTGTGCACCATTCACCAGCCTAGCATTGATATTTTTGAAGCCTTTGATGATCTACTATTGATGAAGAGAGGAGGACAAGTCATCTACTCTGGACCTTTGGGTCAAAATTCTCACAAAATCATAGAATATTTTGAG AAAATTCCTGGAGtcccaaaaatcaaagagaagtACAACCCCGCAACATGGATGCTCGAAGTGAGCTCAATGGCCGCTGAAGTTAGGCTTGAAATTGACTTTGCTGAACACTTCAAGTCATCTTCCTTGCATCA GAGAAATAAGGCCTTGGTAAAAGAGTTAAGCACTCCACCACCCGGAGCAGAGGACCTGTATTTTGCCACACAGTTCTCTCAATCCACATGGGGGCAGTTCAAATCTTGCTTATGGAAGACATGGTGGACTTATTGGAGAAGTCCAGATTATAACCTTGTTAGATTCTCTTTCACCTTGGCTGCCGCCCTAATGATTGGGACAATTTTCTGGAAAGTCGGAACTAAAAG GGAGGCTGCAAGTGATCTTACTGCGATACTTGGAGCAATGTATGCAGCTGTAGTGTTTTTAGGAATTAATAATTGCTCAACAGTACAACCGATAGTAGCCATTGAAAGAACAGTGTTTTATCGAGAAAGAGCTGCTGGAATGTACTCTGCATTGCCTTATGCCCTTGCACAG GTGGTTACTGAAATACCATATGTGCTTGCTCAAAGTTCATATTATACACTTATTGTGTATGCCATGGTGGGATTTCAATGGACAGCCACAAAATTCTTCTGGTTCTTCTTTGtctccttcttctccttcttatACTTCACATATTATGGCATGATGACTGTTTCCATGACACCAAACCACCAAGTAGCATCCATTTTTGCAGCAGCATTCTATTGTGTCTTCAATCTTTTCTCAGGCTTCTTTATCCCTGGACCT AAAATTCCCAAGTGGTGGGTTTGGTATTATTGGATTTGCCCAGTAGCATGGACGTTGTATGGATTAATTGTGTCACAATATGGTGATATGGAGGCCACCATTAAAGTGCCTGGGATGGTACCTGACCCCACTATCAGTTGGTATATTGAAAACCATTTTGGGTATGATCCCAATTTCATGGGGCCTGTTGCTGGAGTTTTGGTTGTCTTCGCAGCCTTCTTTGCATTCATGTTTGCCTATTGCATAAAGACTCTAAACTTCCAGATCAGATAG